A stretch of Onychomys torridus chromosome 2, mOncTor1.1, whole genome shotgun sequence DNA encodes these proteins:
- the Decr1 gene encoding LOW QUALITY PROTEIN: 2,4-dienoyl-CoA reductase, mitochondrial (The sequence of the model RefSeq protein was modified relative to this genomic sequence to represent the inferred CDS: deleted 1 base in 1 codon), which translates to MALQGRAFFARVSRLPRDPGPLRFFSHGTKTLHQSIDAPQSKFFLPLLKPMLPPNTFQGKVAFITGGGTGLGKAMTTFLSSLGAQCVIASRNIDVLKATAEEISSKTGNKVHAIRCDVRDPDMVHNTVLELIKVAGHPDVVINNAAGNFISPSERLSPNAWKTITDIVLNGTAYVTLEVGKQLIEAQKGAAFLAITTIYAESGSGFVMPSSSAKSGVEAMNKSLAAEWGRYGMRFNIIQPGPIKTKGAFSRLDPTGRFEKEMIERIPCGRLGTVEELANLATFLCSDYASWINGAVIRFDGGEEVFLSGEFNSLKKITKEEWDMMERLIRKTKGS; encoded by the exons ATGGCGCTGCAGGGCCGCGCGTTCTTTGCTCGGGTGTCCCGCCTGCCCCGCGATCCCGGTCCTCTGAGG tttttcagtCATGGAACAAAAACACTGCATCAAAGCATCGATGCTCCACAATCTAAATTCTTCCTGCCCCTTTTAAAGCCGATGCTACCACCTAATACTTTCCAAGGAAAAGTGGCTTTCATCACTGGGGGAGGTACTGGCCTTGGCAAGGCTATGACGACTTTCCTGTCCAGCCTGGGTGCCCAGTGTGTGATAGCTAGCAG GAATATTGATGTTTTGAAAGCTACTGCGGAAGAGATTTCTTCTAAAACTGGAAATAAG GTTCATGCAATTCGGTGTGATGTACGGGATCCTGATATGGTGCATAACACCGTTCTGGAGTTGATCAAAGTTGCAGGGCATCCTGAT GTGGTGATAAACAACGCAGCAGGGAATTTCATTTCTCCCAGTGAAAGACTGTCTCCTAATGCTTGGAAGACCATAACTGACATAGTTCTCAATGGCACAGCCTATGTGACTCTGGAAGTTGGAAAGCAGCTAATTGAAGCACAGAAAG GAGCTGCATTTCTTGCTATCACTACCATCTATGCTGAGAGTGGATCAGGCTTCGTAATGCCAAGTTCTTCAGCCAAATCAGGCGTGGAAGCCATGAATAA ATCTCTTGCAGCTGAATGGGGTAGATATGGAATGCGATTCAATATAATTCAGCCGGGGCCTATAAAAACCAAA GGTGCCTTTAGCCGTTTGGACCCAACTGGAAGGTTTGAGAAAGAAATGATTGAAAGAATTCCCTGTGGTCGGCTGGGGACTGTGGAGGAACTTGCAAATCTAGCCACC TTCCTTTGCAGCGATTATGCCTCTTGGATTAATGGGGCG GTCATCAGATTTGATGGTGGAGAGGAAGTATTTCTGTCAGGTGAATTCAACTCTCTAAAGAAG ATCACCAAGGAAGAGTGGGACATGATGGAAAGACTCATCAGGAAGACAAAAGGCTCCTAA